From Heliomicrobium modesticaldum Ice1, a single genomic window includes:
- a CDS encoding HNH endonuclease has translation MPYRPKRPCSHPGCSKLTGGRFCEKHAKEEAKRYERYQRDPAVRKRYGRTWKRIRDRYIAAHPLCEQCEKQGRITPAEEVHHIKPLSQGGTNDMSNLMSLCTPCHSEITAREGGRWDR, from the coding sequence ATGCCATACAGACCAAAGCGTCCGTGTTCCCACCCCGGCTGCTCGAAGCTGACGGGCGGCAGATTCTGTGAGAAGCACGCCAAGGAAGAAGCAAAACGATACGAACGCTACCAGCGCGACCCCGCCGTAAGGAAACGCTACGGCAGGACGTGGAAGAGAATCCGCGACCGCTACATCGCGGCGCACCCGCTTTGCGAGCAATGCGAGAAGCAAGGACGGATCACACCCGCCGAGGAAGTACACCACATCAAGCCGCTGTCCCAAGGCGGCACCAACGATATGAGCAACCTCATGTCGTTATGTACCCCCTGCCACTCCGAGATCACCGCCCGAGAAGGCGGACGCTGGGACCGGTAG